From a region of the Aeoliella mucimassa genome:
- a CDS encoding DUF1559 domain-containing protein yields MNCLIRSDWHTRFHGKDCRSTHSSKAFTLVELLVVIAIIGILVALLLPAVQSAREAARRAECKNKLKQLGLAAINHHDVQGHFPTGGWGWRYAGDADGGYGEKQPGGWYFNILEYCENGQIRDMASDGDYSTVSANQKALAKQRIETTVDLFICPSRRGGGVYPYIRTDGSEYYNADRPEVLGRNDFAANSGSLFPGSIWEGPRQRGSMMPAVPEYTNFTTYSTTQGYYTTRGNGVVLGLSEVRMAQITDGSSQVLLIGEKHIPYGEYDTGTFPGNDQGWDLGFDTDVNRWTKFPPLSDSVDFPSNITGDNRVSIFGSAHPAGCQFVLCDGSVHTITYDVDPVTYARLGSIADGEILPSDF; encoded by the coding sequence ATGAACTGTCTCATTCGTAGCGACTGGCATACTCGCTTCCACGGCAAGGATTGTCGATCTACTCATTCGTCCAAAGCTTTTACGCTCGTTGAACTGCTGGTGGTGATTGCCATCATCGGCATTCTGGTCGCCCTGCTCTTGCCGGCCGTGCAATCGGCTCGCGAAGCAGCCCGCCGTGCCGAGTGCAAAAACAAGCTGAAGCAACTCGGGCTGGCCGCCATCAACCATCACGACGTACAGGGGCATTTCCCCACCGGCGGTTGGGGATGGCGTTACGCTGGCGATGCCGACGGAGGATACGGAGAGAAGCAGCCAGGCGGCTGGTACTTCAACATCCTCGAGTACTGCGAGAATGGCCAAATTCGCGACATGGCCAGCGATGGCGACTATAGCACTGTAAGCGCCAATCAAAAGGCATTGGCCAAGCAACGCATCGAAACGACCGTCGACCTGTTTATCTGCCCTTCGCGTCGTGGAGGGGGAGTGTATCCCTACATCCGCACCGATGGCAGCGAGTACTACAATGCCGACCGTCCTGAAGTCCTGGGACGCAACGACTTCGCAGCCAACTCTGGGAGTCTCTTCCCTGGATCTATCTGGGAAGGTCCTCGCCAACGCGGTTCGATGATGCCCGCTGTTCCGGAATATACGAATTTCACGACCTATTCCACTACTCAAGGTTACTACACTACCCGCGGTAATGGGGTTGTGCTTGGGCTTAGCGAAGTTCGTATGGCGCAGATCACCGATGGCTCGTCGCAGGTACTCTTGATTGGCGAAAAACACATCCCCTATGGCGAGTACGACACCGGAACCTTTCCCGGTAACGACCAAGGTTGGGATCTCGGCTTCGACACCGACGTGAATCGCTGGACGAAGTTCCCTCCACTGTCCGATTCGGTTGACTTCCCCAGCAACATCACCGGCGATAATCGCGTTTCGATTTTCGGTAGTGCTCATCCAGCGGGATGCCAATTCGTACTGTGTGATGGATCGGTCCATACAATTACGTATGATGTCGATCCGGTGACCTATGCCCGCTTGGGTTCGATTGCCGACGGCGAGATTCTGCCTAGCGATTTCTAA
- a CDS encoding PEP-CTERM sorting domain-containing protein — MKSTSRYLFLLFTAVTLAAAAPASADLVAADDFDDADATLLDGKAADVGGNWRVTQGGDSLAVQGGALDTTGGGRTAYLDFAEGKVLGAGELLTMEVTTLSPSGNNFFSGGYAGFSFFQGDDGSEVMFIGDTGGGEFWGIDQAVVGSTTLSSNNDPEATAVFTYAFDSGDYSLSIDGVTELSGTGTPNLAVDRFRFVNGNGGDLIMDSLSVDISTQVPEPASVCLLAVAAAGLAFAAKRRAA; from the coding sequence ATGAAATCAACGAGTCGATACCTTTTTCTTTTGTTCACAGCGGTAACGCTCGCCGCCGCTGCGCCTGCCTCGGCCGATTTGGTTGCCGCAGATGATTTTGATGATGCCGATGCCACTCTCCTCGACGGTAAAGCTGCCGACGTTGGAGGTAATTGGCGTGTTACCCAAGGGGGCGACAGCCTTGCTGTGCAAGGGGGAGCGCTCGATACCACTGGTGGTGGTCGCACCGCGTACCTCGATTTCGCTGAAGGCAAGGTCCTCGGCGCAGGCGAACTGCTGACCATGGAAGTCACGACGCTTAGTCCTTCAGGCAACAATTTCTTCAGCGGTGGATACGCAGGTTTCTCCTTCTTTCAGGGGGACGATGGTTCCGAAGTCATGTTCATCGGCGATACCGGCGGTGGAGAATTCTGGGGAATCGATCAGGCGGTTGTTGGTTCCACCACTCTCTCCAGCAACAACGATCCCGAAGCCACTGCCGTGTTCACCTACGCTTTCGACTCTGGGGATTACTCGCTGTCGATCGACGGAGTTACCGAACTTTCGGGCACCGGTACCCCGAACCTGGCGGTCGATCGTTTCCGCTTCGTCAACGGCAACGGGGGCGACCTGATCATGGACTCGCTCTCGGTCGATATCTCGACTCAAGTTCCCGAGCCAGCGTCGGTTTGCCTGCTGGCAGTCGCAGCAGCTGGACTGGCATTTGCCGCCAAGCGTCGAGCTGCTTGA
- a CDS encoding FecR domain-containing protein: MSPDEIFHTMPELPRLVEAWQLGTLHGEAKHKLSELLLNNRDARQYFIELTQIDSELRWRYSSQSHIAPALAHDVNGSTIPAASIVIRELGIREDVSFYQVFELVEHSELHAQLWLQVYIALRACLFMGLRLPSDAEAAVDSVCSGLMDEPLTEYSPDRFCSLALNLAVEQFAVWQGVDAERDRSVQQFEAILKRSLRECEAVDVVALYESVEDFVPRHVPASALRVLCMRYLLELSPGEISRLLSLPLKKVLSQLAECRLKLWNACATSVKQHASPTVMQGFNLFYGFVDASESFGLQPEGGRRQSASAQFLQDLDSWCSEGEENGRCLLAMAVAHEALYRRLSLNVLLEDSSTRRDEAFHHVLTDMVLYLEETSPSVPSEPSVAHAPRRSRFATAWGMAIAAAVLIAASMGYLMLQRDNAVSPDTPVLAQQEREVPSNPLTGADIREATSFPEVPVRIAVATVKTSLGVVGRSDTDYSVGNSVYANEPIELTEGIVELITPSGSEWVLEAPVSLYLDDQGVVDLKHGKLVGLNSGQANALIVETPTARVLDTGTEFGVSVGDLQTTSVAVYEGAIELSSQPFDLADPKISPIEMEADYQAVVEQGGQLPKTVDLQMHDREFIRPDEVALRVEQQHGSAEAADKVAFYELLRIEGLLAYQGFHAESYGEAYAVGFETPRAISPLRFGSDLLPIKRSQRASESLVIGQNTTVFMNLDVSERSRLARAGLLNSSGDVGKDDSEVWMSWWSQMSLSSDQRFDWTGVSLMYGDKRNDEEPVFFGQPSGASGLGVRLYPPGNEAMYLFDTDRAFVGVQPLAIDNQSHFWTVRMAFGDDSAAVVSVWLDTELEELSSTPPLLVQAIPNLKFDRLRLESSSGKSSDTCTYDEFVLAQTLESLVKINQHVSGLRQSH, translated from the coding sequence ATGTCTCCCGACGAGATATTTCATACGATGCCCGAATTGCCGCGGCTGGTTGAAGCCTGGCAGCTAGGAACGCTTCATGGCGAAGCGAAACACAAGCTGAGCGAATTGTTGCTCAACAATAGGGATGCACGCCAGTATTTTATTGAGCTAACGCAAATCGATTCGGAACTGAGATGGCGATACTCGTCGCAATCGCATATTGCACCAGCTTTGGCCCATGATGTGAATGGATCCACCATTCCTGCTGCATCCATTGTTATTCGCGAGCTAGGAATACGCGAAGACGTAAGTTTCTACCAGGTGTTCGAGCTAGTCGAGCACAGCGAACTACATGCACAACTGTGGTTGCAGGTGTATATCGCACTGCGTGCTTGCTTGTTCATGGGGCTCCGCCTGCCGAGCGACGCAGAGGCTGCCGTTGATTCCGTGTGTTCTGGTTTGATGGATGAGCCATTAACGGAGTACTCCCCCGATCGCTTTTGTAGCTTGGCATTGAATCTCGCTGTTGAACAGTTTGCTGTATGGCAGGGAGTAGATGCCGAGCGTGATCGTAGCGTTCAGCAGTTCGAAGCGATTCTCAAACGATCTCTGCGTGAATGTGAGGCAGTCGATGTCGTAGCACTTTACGAATCCGTTGAAGACTTTGTTCCGCGACATGTACCTGCTAGTGCACTGCGTGTGCTGTGCATGAGGTATCTGCTGGAATTGTCTCCTGGAGAGATTTCGCGATTGTTGAGTTTGCCTCTAAAGAAGGTGCTATCGCAGCTTGCTGAATGTCGGTTGAAACTGTGGAATGCATGTGCAACCTCAGTCAAACAACACGCCAGCCCGACAGTCATGCAAGGTTTCAACCTGTTCTATGGCTTTGTGGATGCTTCCGAGAGTTTCGGATTGCAACCTGAGGGTGGACGTCGCCAATCTGCATCTGCTCAGTTTCTGCAGGATCTGGATAGCTGGTGTTCCGAAGGCGAGGAAAATGGCCGTTGCTTGCTCGCCATGGCGGTAGCCCATGAAGCGCTCTATCGGCGACTTTCGCTGAACGTGTTGCTGGAAGATTCTAGCACTCGTCGCGACGAGGCGTTTCATCATGTACTCACAGACATGGTGTTGTATCTCGAAGAGACTTCGCCAAGTGTTCCATCGGAGCCTTCGGTCGCGCATGCCCCTAGGCGCTCAAGATTCGCTACTGCTTGGGGCATGGCAATTGCAGCTGCCGTGCTTATTGCCGCCAGCATGGGATATCTCATGCTGCAGAGAGACAATGCGGTTTCTCCAGATACTCCTGTACTAGCACAGCAGGAGCGAGAGGTTCCGAGCAATCCACTTACCGGGGCTGATATTCGCGAGGCAACTTCTTTCCCTGAGGTTCCCGTCCGCATTGCTGTAGCCACGGTGAAGACGTCGCTGGGAGTCGTCGGGCGGAGCGATACTGACTACAGCGTTGGCAATTCGGTGTATGCAAACGAACCGATCGAGCTAACCGAGGGAATTGTGGAATTGATTACCCCTTCGGGTAGCGAATGGGTGCTCGAGGCGCCGGTGTCGCTTTACCTGGATGATCAAGGGGTAGTAGACCTCAAGCATGGCAAGTTAGTCGGACTCAACAGTGGGCAAGCCAATGCACTCATTGTTGAGACCCCCACTGCACGCGTGTTGGACACTGGCACCGAGTTTGGGGTGTCGGTAGGTGATCTGCAGACAACCAGCGTCGCGGTTTACGAAGGTGCGATTGAATTAAGTTCGCAACCTTTCGATTTGGCTGATCCGAAGATCTCCCCCATTGAGATGGAAGCTGATTATCAAGCAGTAGTCGAGCAAGGTGGGCAACTGCCAAAAACCGTTGATTTGCAAATGCACGACCGAGAGTTTATCCGTCCCGACGAAGTTGCGTTGCGTGTGGAGCAGCAGCACGGGTCGGCGGAAGCCGCCGATAAGGTTGCGTTCTATGAGCTATTGAGAATAGAAGGGTTGTTGGCTTACCAAGGATTTCATGCTGAGTCTTATGGCGAAGCCTATGCAGTTGGTTTCGAAACGCCTAGAGCAATATCGCCGCTCCGGTTTGGGAGCGACTTACTGCCGATAAAGCGATCGCAACGAGCTTCGGAGTCGCTTGTGATTGGGCAGAATACAACCGTTTTCATGAACCTGGACGTGTCGGAGCGTTCACGGCTTGCAAGGGCGGGCTTATTGAATAGCTCTGGGGACGTTGGTAAAGATGATTCAGAGGTGTGGATGTCGTGGTGGTCGCAAATGTCGCTCAGTAGTGATCAGCGTTTTGATTGGACTGGGGTGTCGCTTATGTATGGCGACAAGCGAAACGACGAAGAGCCTGTGTTCTTTGGGCAACCTTCCGGGGCTTCGGGTTTGGGGGTGCGTCTATACCCGCCAGGTAACGAGGCTATGTATTTGTTCGATACCGATCGCGCTTTTGTTGGTGTTCAGCCGCTTGCGATCGATAATCAATCGCATTTCTGGACCGTGCGAATGGCGTTTGGCGACGATAGTGCGGCGGTGGTTTCGGTATGGTTGGATACCGAGTTAGAAGAGCTTTCCAGTACGCCACCCTTGTTGGTGCAGGCAATTCCGAATCTGAAGTTCGATCGTTTGCGCCTTGAGTCTTCGAGTGGGAAAAGTTCCGATACGTGTACCTACGACGAGTTTGTGCTCGCACAAACGCTTGAATCATTAGTTAAAATCAATCAGCATGTAAGCGGACTTCGCCAGTCGCACTGA
- the rtcA gene encoding RNA 3'-terminal phosphate cyclase yields MPNTAIDIDGSQGEGGGQILRSSLTLSIVTGRPVHLTNIRAGRDKPGLMRQHLTAVRAAAEVAQATVDGDDIKSQTLHFAPTAIASGQYHFAIGTAGSGTLVLQTVLPALLLAKGDSEIIIEGGTHNQWAPPFDFLQQAYFPLLRRMGADISVAFQRYGFYPAGGGRFEVSIVPPAEQLQGLTLLDRGEVHHRAVTAVIANLSRSIAQRELQAAAEKLNWPGDCYHLSEVRAAGPGNIVIIELHCEHVREVFTGFGRIGAKAEGVALEAVSALRDYQAADVPVGPYLADQLILPLSLAAWQSGTQSQFRTMALTRHSTTHIDIVRRFLEIPIDVDQQESAMTVTIG; encoded by the coding sequence TTGCCAAATACAGCGATTGATATCGATGGATCGCAAGGCGAGGGAGGAGGTCAGATACTCCGCTCGTCGCTTACGCTATCGATCGTAACAGGGCGGCCCGTGCATCTGACGAACATTCGCGCGGGCCGCGACAAGCCGGGACTCATGCGCCAGCATTTGACTGCGGTGCGGGCGGCTGCCGAAGTTGCTCAAGCAACTGTCGATGGAGACGACATCAAGTCGCAAACGCTGCACTTTGCTCCAACCGCCATCGCGTCGGGACAGTACCACTTTGCCATCGGCACTGCCGGAAGCGGTACGCTTGTATTGCAGACCGTGTTGCCAGCCTTGCTACTCGCCAAAGGCGATTCCGAAATCATTATCGAAGGGGGCACCCACAACCAGTGGGCCCCGCCTTTCGACTTTCTGCAGCAAGCTTACTTCCCACTGCTACGACGAATGGGAGCGGATATTTCAGTTGCTTTTCAGCGTTACGGATTCTATCCAGCCGGTGGCGGGCGATTCGAGGTCTCTATCGTGCCGCCAGCTGAACAGTTGCAAGGGCTAACACTTCTTGATCGCGGTGAAGTGCATCATCGGGCGGTCACTGCGGTGATCGCGAACTTGTCGCGAAGTATCGCCCAACGCGAACTTCAAGCAGCGGCCGAAAAACTCAACTGGCCGGGTGATTGCTATCATCTTAGCGAGGTCCGTGCTGCTGGCCCTGGCAACATTGTGATCATTGAACTGCACTGCGAGCATGTTCGCGAGGTCTTTACCGGCTTCGGACGGATCGGCGCCAAAGCCGAAGGAGTCGCTTTAGAAGCGGTAAGCGCATTGCGCGATTACCAAGCGGCTGACGTTCCGGTGGGCCCCTACTTGGCGGACCAGTTGATACTGCCGCTTAGCCTGGCGGCCTGGCAATCTGGTACCCAGAGTCAATTTCGCACAATGGCTTTAACCCGGCACTCGACCACTCACATTGATATCGTGCGACGCTTCCTAGAGATTCCTATCGATGTTGACCAGCAGGAATCTGCTATGACAGTTACCATTGGTTGA
- a CDS encoding PEP-CTERM sorting domain-containing protein (PEP-CTERM proteins occur, often in large numbers, in the proteomes of bacteria that also encode an exosortase, a predicted intramembrane cysteine proteinase. The presence of a PEP-CTERM domain at a protein's C-terminus predicts cleavage within the sorting domain, followed by covalent anchoring to some some component of the (usually Gram-negative) cell surface. Many PEP-CTERM proteins exhibit an unusual sequence composition that includes large numbers of potential glycosylation sites. Expression of one such protein has been shown restore the ability of a bacterium to form floc, a type of biofilm.) translates to MTRLLAWLALAAFTCVTSNSALAVIVASDHFTAEGGGIGFAAADDWGNLSNGVSTTEVASPAFRALDPPIDAVGLSSGSVYVSFDFASNQAVNWGGLAFFEGIDGGDETLFVGMPNGRQNFGIDLKGGQGVLDSGVPIDGQMHRIVMQIEFGASNDTYRMWVDNLNQSLPNNEITLDGFVVDDAWQSVRVASDTGAGTFVTVDNLVIADSAASAGLTSATNASLTINRSTGEISLASSSSLSNVVGYTLRSGVGAFDQAAWTTIDGRDATDATPAGDGSVDNDDWDVLSPADSSTVLSESTVDTTPGDGLTLTSSALSLGNAWQPSPYEDVFATLLIDNNGTITPMGVNVSYTGSEIIAGDLDADGDIDLDDWSSFKAGQGTVSNAMTTLEAYRLGDMDGNRVHNLDDFDLFAEAFDTANGAGSFAAAVSGVPEPSSIALLGICAGLVLGIRRRSAIIASMVAVTLTLIGLSSSAQAVIYASDDFEADGSGTGWAIGDIWETRDAGGFLSTYANGGGNTFSSRNFATPIDAQNSLTYIRFDYRQEEGNGDNWGGFAFFEGLDASADESYFAGANPGGTNNYGFDVKGSGGLLDSLISFNAQNHTVIGSIDQTGADTIYKIWIDNFDVNSPNNTVTVAGQNAIDAPWQSLRFSGGGAHEIADNLLITDGAEESLIFDAPLLETLNLLVNKATGEVTIENNTGGSVNLSAYSISSASGSLDTGATVGDFNADGSVDLADYTVWRDNLGGDSSVLNGNGSGSSIVTRTDYNIWKANFGGVDTGGEGWDSLADRDTPVAGFPQSAGDGTGWETGDGASLFELEEYRLIGESTMSTTPISLGAAYAGGVDGPNDLSFSYRSGGEILYGSIRYTTTVPTLSTANVPEPSTLALLVLAGATLLIAKRSA, encoded by the coding sequence ATGACGAGGTTATTGGCTTGGCTAGCACTGGCTGCTTTCACATGCGTGACGAGTAATTCAGCATTGGCTGTAATCGTCGCCAGCGACCATTTTACAGCAGAGGGTGGCGGCATTGGTTTTGCTGCCGCCGACGACTGGGGCAACTTAAGTAATGGAGTAAGCACTACCGAGGTCGCTAGTCCCGCGTTCCGGGCACTCGATCCGCCTATTGATGCTGTAGGCCTCTCTTCCGGCTCCGTTTATGTATCATTCGATTTCGCCAGCAACCAAGCAGTGAACTGGGGCGGTTTGGCCTTCTTCGAAGGCATCGACGGCGGCGACGAAACCCTCTTCGTCGGCATGCCAAATGGCCGACAGAACTTCGGCATCGATCTTAAGGGCGGACAAGGCGTGCTCGACTCCGGCGTACCCATTGATGGCCAAATGCACCGAATTGTGATGCAAATTGAGTTTGGCGCCAGCAACGATACCTATCGGATGTGGGTCGATAATCTCAACCAGTCTCTCCCTAATAACGAAATCACCCTCGATGGGTTTGTGGTAGATGATGCTTGGCAATCGGTTCGCGTTGCTTCCGACACCGGGGCCGGAACTTTTGTAACTGTCGACAATCTGGTAATCGCCGATTCGGCAGCCAGTGCAGGTTTAACTTCGGCCACCAATGCTTCGCTCACCATTAATCGCTCGACTGGCGAGATTTCGCTGGCGAGCAGCTCCAGCCTATCGAATGTTGTTGGTTATACCCTACGTTCTGGAGTTGGAGCTTTTGATCAAGCTGCCTGGACCACGATCGATGGACGCGACGCGACCGATGCTACTCCGGCAGGCGATGGTAGCGTCGATAACGACGACTGGGACGTCTTGAGTCCTGCGGATAGTAGCACAGTGCTCAGCGAAAGCACGGTTGACACGACTCCTGGTGATGGACTGACACTCACCTCTTCGGCACTTAGCCTGGGAAATGCCTGGCAGCCGAGCCCTTACGAGGATGTATTTGCGACTCTTCTTATCGACAACAATGGCACCATTACCCCCATGGGGGTGAATGTGTCGTACACCGGATCTGAAATCATCGCTGGCGACCTTGACGCAGATGGTGACATCGATCTCGACGACTGGAGTTCCTTCAAAGCTGGTCAAGGCACGGTAAGCAACGCGATGACCACGCTCGAAGCCTATCGCCTCGGCGATATGGACGGCAACCGTGTTCACAATCTTGACGACTTCGACCTGTTTGCCGAAGCGTTTGACACCGCGAATGGTGCTGGCTCCTTTGCTGCGGCAGTCTCTGGAGTACCAGAACCCTCGTCGATTGCTCTGCTAGGCATTTGTGCTGGCCTAGTTCTCGGCATTCGTCGCCGCAGTGCCATCATCGCTTCGATGGTAGCAGTGACTCTTACCTTGATTGGTCTTAGCTCTTCGGCCCAAGCGGTGATTTATGCTTCGGACGACTTCGAAGCTGATGGCTCTGGTACAGGTTGGGCGATTGGTGACATCTGGGAAACTCGCGACGCAGGTGGATTCCTCTCGACCTACGCCAATGGTGGTGGCAACACTTTCAGCAGTCGCAACTTTGCTACCCCTATCGATGCCCAAAACTCGCTTACTTACATTCGCTTTGACTATCGTCAAGAAGAAGGTAACGGCGACAACTGGGGCGGTTTCGCTTTCTTCGAAGGACTCGACGCCAGTGCCGACGAATCCTATTTTGCCGGAGCCAACCCTGGCGGCACGAACAACTACGGTTTTGATGTGAAAGGAAGCGGTGGGCTTCTCGACTCGCTGATCTCCTTCAATGCTCAAAATCATACGGTTATAGGTTCGATCGACCAAACCGGTGCTGACACGATCTACAAAATCTGGATCGACAACTTCGATGTGAACTCTCCCAACAACACGGTGACTGTTGCCGGTCAGAACGCCATCGATGCCCCGTGGCAGTCCCTCCGTTTCAGCGGCGGCGGCGCTCATGAGATTGCTGACAACCTGCTGATCACCGATGGTGCTGAGGAAAGCTTGATTTTCGATGCTCCTCTGCTGGAAACTTTGAACCTGCTTGTGAATAAGGCGACCGGTGAGGTAACCATCGAGAACAACACCGGCGGTAGCGTGAATCTCAGTGCCTACTCGATCTCCAGTGCTTCGGGCTCGCTCGACACCGGTGCGACGGTCGGTGACTTCAATGCGGATGGATCGGTCGATCTCGCTGACTATACGGTCTGGCGAGATAACCTCGGCGGTGATTCCTCCGTGCTGAATGGCAATGGTTCGGGCAGTTCGATTGTCACCCGAACCGACTACAACATCTGGAAAGCAAACTTTGGTGGTGTCGACACCGGCGGCGAAGGCTGGGACAGCCTGGCTGATCGCGATACTCCCGTGGCTGGCTTCCCTCAGAGCGCCGGTGATGGCACAGGCTGGGAAACCGGCGATGGTGCCAGCTTGTTCGAATTGGAAGAGTATCGACTCATTGGTGAATCCACCATGTCGACGACTCCTATTTCGCTCGGTGCCGCCTACGCGGGCGGTGTTGATGGTCCCAACGACTTGTCCTTCTCATATCGCAGTGGTGGCGAGATCCTGTACGGTTCGATCCGATACACCACCACAGTTCCGACTTTGAGTACGGCCAACGTACCCGAGCCGAGCACACTAGCCTTGCTAGTATTGGCCGGAGCCACCTTGCTGATCGCCAAGCGATCAGCCTGA
- a CDS encoding sigma-70 family RNA polymerase sigma factor yields MANSRSPSDPTPEAVFIQAMAKHQRYLHAFIKSLVPTYADADDILQETSLALWEKRDQYDSSRDFFPWACGVAHIQVLRHRRKAASDKLWFNDEVLDLLAEQMMEDTKLFEFRREALDLCIEKLPGADRKVVELRYQDNSSLSDLSQQLGSSSRTIQRTMVRVRHLLHRCISAKLREWQVA; encoded by the coding sequence ATGGCAAACAGTCGTTCACCAAGCGATCCGACTCCTGAGGCGGTGTTCATCCAAGCGATGGCTAAGCATCAGCGGTATTTGCATGCGTTCATTAAGTCGCTCGTTCCGACGTACGCGGATGCCGACGACATTCTACAAGAGACCAGTCTTGCTTTGTGGGAGAAGCGAGACCAGTACGATAGTAGCCGTGATTTCTTCCCCTGGGCATGTGGTGTTGCCCATATCCAGGTGCTACGTCATCGTCGCAAGGCAGCGTCGGACAAACTGTGGTTCAACGACGAAGTGCTCGATCTGTTAGCAGAACAGATGATGGAAGATACCAAGTTGTTTGAATTCCGTCGCGAAGCACTCGATTTGTGTATCGAGAAGCTACCCGGTGCAGATCGCAAGGTGGTAGAGTTGCGCTATCAGGATAACTCGTCGTTGAGTGATCTCTCGCAGCAGTTAGGTAGCTCATCGCGTACAATCCAACGAACGATGGTGCGCGTAAGACATTTGCTGCACCGTTGTATTTCCGCCAAGTTGCGCGAATGGCAAGTTGCTTAG